A genomic stretch from Microbacterium proteolyticum includes:
- the mraY gene encoding phospho-N-acetylmuramoyl-pentapeptide-transferase produces the protein MRSLLTAAAISLAFTLFLTPVFLRWFRRWGWGQVIRTPENVHNPSHGAKRGTPTMGGTIFILGTIVGYFIGSYAGNNPPTISGLLVLWLMLGFGVVGFIDDYMKVRHQNSLGLSGWRKIAGQVIVAVPFAVVALNFPNSVGQTPASEYISVFRDIQVLSLFALGPVLGWLLYLAWISFIGTAASNSVNVADGLDGLAAGSGIFVVGAYSLMAFWQNKQMCADALDPTVQAGCYAVRDPFDLAIVSASFVGALVGFLWWNAPKAKVFMGDCGSMAIGGVIAAMAILTRTELLLVLIAGVYVIASGSVILQRAYFKATKGKRLFLMSPLHHHLEMRGWPEVTIVVRMWIIAGLLAVSGIGFFYVEWLSRV, from the coding sequence GTGAGATCACTTCTGACCGCGGCGGCGATCTCGCTTGCCTTCACCCTGTTCCTCACCCCGGTGTTCCTCCGGTGGTTCCGCCGCTGGGGCTGGGGCCAGGTCATCCGCACGCCCGAGAACGTGCACAACCCGTCGCACGGCGCCAAGCGCGGAACCCCCACCATGGGCGGCACGATCTTCATCCTCGGCACGATCGTCGGGTACTTCATCGGCTCCTACGCCGGCAACAACCCCCCGACCATCTCGGGCCTGCTGGTGCTGTGGCTCATGCTCGGCTTCGGCGTCGTCGGCTTCATCGACGACTACATGAAGGTGCGCCACCAGAACAGCCTCGGCCTCTCCGGCTGGCGGAAGATCGCCGGTCAGGTGATCGTCGCCGTCCCGTTCGCGGTCGTCGCCCTGAACTTCCCGAACAGCGTCGGGCAGACACCGGCGTCGGAGTACATCTCCGTCTTCCGCGACATCCAGGTGCTGTCGCTCTTCGCGCTCGGGCCGGTGCTCGGCTGGCTGCTGTACCTCGCCTGGATCTCGTTCATCGGCACCGCGGCATCCAACTCCGTCAACGTCGCCGACGGTCTGGACGGTCTGGCGGCGGGATCGGGCATCTTCGTCGTCGGGGCGTACAGCCTCATGGCGTTCTGGCAGAACAAGCAGATGTGCGCCGACGCCCTCGACCCCACCGTGCAGGCGGGGTGCTACGCGGTCCGCGACCCGTTCGACCTGGCGATCGTGTCGGCGTCGTTCGTCGGTGCGCTCGTCGGGTTCCTGTGGTGGAACGCGCCCAAGGCGAAGGTCTTCATGGGCGACTGCGGGTCGATGGCCATCGGCGGCGTCATCGCCGCGATGGCGATCCTCACCCGCACCGAGCTGCTGCTCGTGCTCATCGCCGGCGTGTACGTGATCGCGTCGGGGTCGGTGATCCTGCAGCGGGCCTACTTCAAGGCCACGAAGGGCAAGCGGCTGTTCCTCATGAGCCCGCTGCACCACCACCTCGAGATGCGGGGCTGGCCCGAGGTCACCATCGTCGTGCGCATGTGGATCATCGCGGGCCTCCTCGCCGTCTCGGGCATCGGATTCTTCTACGTCGAATGGCTCTCACGCGTATGA
- a CDS encoding UDP-N-acetylmuramoyl-tripeptide--D-alanyl-D-alanine ligase, with product MISTSLSHLADVLGGRLVVHGGDTPDTLVSGLVDTDSRLIEPGGIFVAKPGETTDGHLFVGTAIQQGAALAIVERELDERVSQIVVPDSVAALSALARDVVARVRAEGRLKIVGITGSNGKTTTKNLLARILEDDGVTVAPRASFNNEVGAPLTMLRITDATRYLVSEFGASAPGAIAHLAGLVTPDIGVVLMVGMAHAGGFGGIESTFHAKSELVRATREGGLAVLNADDPRVAAMEPLARERGQGVRWFGRGERAEVRAVDVEVSASGTRADLLVDGQEYTLTLRVLGEHHVMNALAAIAAATALGVPAADAIARLETVEIAERWRMQPLGSERVRIINDAYNASPDSMAAALRTLAQITGPHERTVAVLGAMSELGEYADEEHDRVGLLAVRLRIQRIVVIGPEARRMYLEAIAQGSWDGEAVFFPDADAAYDYLATELRDGDRVLVKSSNSAGLRHLGDRLGELFA from the coding sequence ATGATCTCCACGAGTCTCTCCCACCTCGCCGACGTGCTCGGCGGTCGCCTCGTCGTGCACGGCGGCGACACCCCCGACACCCTCGTCTCGGGACTGGTCGACACCGACTCGCGCCTGATCGAGCCCGGCGGGATCTTCGTCGCCAAGCCGGGGGAGACCACCGACGGTCACCTCTTCGTGGGCACCGCCATCCAGCAGGGCGCCGCTCTGGCGATCGTCGAGCGCGAACTCGACGAGCGGGTGAGCCAGATCGTCGTCCCGGACTCCGTCGCCGCCCTCAGTGCCCTGGCGCGCGACGTCGTGGCGCGCGTGCGCGCCGAGGGACGCCTGAAGATCGTCGGCATCACCGGCTCCAACGGCAAGACGACCACCAAGAACCTCCTCGCCCGCATCCTCGAGGACGATGGAGTGACCGTCGCCCCTCGCGCGTCGTTCAACAACGAGGTCGGCGCTCCGCTGACCATGCTCCGGATCACGGATGCCACGCGCTACCTCGTCAGCGAGTTCGGCGCGAGCGCCCCCGGCGCGATCGCGCATCTCGCGGGCCTCGTCACGCCCGACATCGGCGTGGTGCTGATGGTGGGTATGGCCCACGCGGGCGGGTTCGGCGGTATCGAGTCCACCTTCCACGCCAAGAGCGAGCTCGTGCGCGCCACGCGCGAGGGGGGCCTGGCCGTGCTCAACGCCGACGATCCCCGCGTCGCCGCCATGGAGCCCCTCGCGCGCGAGCGCGGGCAGGGCGTGCGGTGGTTCGGCCGCGGCGAGCGGGCCGAGGTCCGCGCCGTCGACGTCGAGGTCTCGGCATCCGGAACACGAGCCGACCTGCTCGTCGACGGTCAGGAGTACACCCTGACCCTTCGGGTGCTGGGCGAGCACCACGTCATGAACGCCCTCGCCGCGATCGCCGCTGCCACGGCCCTCGGTGTGCCCGCGGCCGACGCCATCGCGCGGCTGGAGACGGTCGAGATCGCCGAACGCTGGCGGATGCAGCCGCTGGGGTCCGAGCGCGTGCGCATCATCAACGACGCCTACAACGCCAGCCCCGACTCCATGGCCGCCGCGCTGCGCACCCTGGCGCAGATCACGGGACCGCACGAGCGCACCGTCGCCGTCCTCGGTGCGATGAGCGAGCTGGGGGAGTACGCCGACGAGGAGCACGACCGGGTGGGCCTGCTGGCCGTCCGCCTTCGCATCCAGCGCATCGTCGTTATCGGCCCCGAAGCGCGCCGCATGTACCTCGAGGCGATCGCCCAGGGCTCGTGGGACGGCGAGGCGGTCTTCTTCCCCGACGCCGATGCCGCCTACGACTACCTCGCGACCGAACTGCGCGACGGTGACCGGGTGCTGGTGAAGTCGTCGAACTCGGCGGGGCTGCGGCACCTCGGCGACCGTCTGGGAGAGTTGTTCGCGTGA
- a CDS encoding peptidoglycan D,D-transpeptidase FtsI family protein, with protein MTTATSRSPRRRTVVALAVVLIVLIAFVVRLIDIQVVNARDHVDESLAMGLEASRTLYGTRGPIVDANGTPLATSINRYDVQIDPSLAVDGITTYDDDDEKVTTAWPVLAGRIASVLGIEQSEVQKIVTDAVADDPSSQYAVIAKGVSTEKYRALADLGLPFLSFPPQAGRVYPDGAVGGNLLGFVGGDGQALAGLEAADDSCLASTNGEMVFQRSPSGVVLPGTETETRPAVDGGTLKLTIDRDLQWYLGQLIAEQVQNTGSLRGTITVVEAKTGKIRALAEYPTVDPNDPTATPESDRGSAAFGDPHEPGSTMKAITAAIGLDSGAFTSGTTVTASSRENFPDGARVSDSFSHPENRYTLTGVLIDSSNVGISKFGEMIPLDTRISYLKKFGLTEQTAVAFPGESSGILRDPADWDKQTFYNTTFGQGLAVTVPQLAGAYQTIANGGVRMPLSLVESCTAADGTVTDVPDAQGERVVSEDAARTVSQMLENVATQGTLADQVAIPGYRVALKTGTGEKTDPVTGAYKSDAYFTTMVGFAPADDPQYVVEVNLDEPRTVKSSAATAPAFQKALTQVLKTYRVIPSGTSTPELPKFG; from the coding sequence ATGACGACTGCCACCTCCCGGTCCCCGCGGCGTCGCACCGTCGTCGCCCTCGCGGTCGTGCTGATCGTGTTGATCGCCTTCGTCGTGCGGTTGATCGACATCCAGGTCGTCAACGCGCGCGACCACGTCGACGAGTCGCTGGCGATGGGGCTGGAGGCCTCGCGCACGCTGTACGGCACGCGCGGACCGATCGTCGACGCGAACGGCACGCCGCTGGCCACCAGCATCAACCGCTACGACGTGCAGATCGATCCGTCCCTCGCCGTCGACGGCATCACCACCTACGACGACGATGACGAGAAGGTCACCACCGCGTGGCCCGTCCTCGCGGGCCGCATCGCGTCCGTTCTGGGGATCGAGCAGAGCGAGGTGCAGAAGATCGTCACGGATGCCGTGGCCGACGACCCCTCCTCGCAGTACGCCGTCATCGCCAAGGGCGTCTCGACCGAGAAGTACCGGGCGCTCGCCGACCTCGGACTGCCGTTCCTCAGCTTCCCGCCGCAGGCGGGTCGGGTCTATCCCGACGGTGCGGTGGGCGGGAACCTCCTCGGTTTCGTCGGCGGCGACGGGCAGGCGCTCGCGGGCCTGGAAGCGGCGGACGACTCGTGCCTGGCATCCACCAACGGCGAGATGGTCTTCCAGCGGAGCCCGTCCGGCGTGGTTCTGCCGGGCACCGAGACCGAGACCCGGCCCGCGGTCGACGGCGGCACCCTCAAACTCACCATCGACCGCGACCTGCAGTGGTACCTCGGCCAGCTCATCGCCGAGCAGGTGCAGAACACCGGGTCGTTGCGCGGCACCATCACGGTCGTCGAGGCCAAGACGGGGAAGATCCGGGCCCTGGCGGAGTACCCCACCGTCGACCCCAACGACCCCACGGCCACGCCCGAGTCCGATCGCGGCAGCGCCGCCTTCGGCGACCCGCACGAGCCGGGCTCGACGATGAAGGCGATCACCGCGGCCATCGGACTCGACAGCGGGGCCTTCACCTCCGGGACCACCGTGACGGCGTCGTCGCGTGAGAACTTCCCCGATGGCGCCCGCGTGTCCGATTCCTTCTCGCACCCCGAGAACCGCTACACCCTCACGGGCGTGCTCATCGACTCCTCCAATGTCGGCATCTCGAAGTTCGGCGAGATGATCCCGCTCGACACCCGCATCTCGTACCTGAAGAAGTTCGGGCTCACCGAGCAGACGGCGGTCGCCTTCCCGGGAGAGTCGTCCGGCATCCTGCGCGATCCGGCCGACTGGGACAAGCAGACCTTCTACAACACCACCTTCGGCCAGGGCCTCGCCGTGACGGTGCCCCAGCTCGCGGGGGCCTATCAGACCATCGCGAACGGGGGCGTGCGGATGCCGCTGTCGCTCGTCGAGAGTTGCACCGCCGCCGACGGCACGGTCACCGACGTGCCCGACGCACAGGGGGAGCGCGTCGTGTCGGAGGATGCCGCCCGCACGGTCTCACAGATGCTCGAGAACGTCGCGACCCAGGGGACGCTCGCCGACCAGGTCGCCATTCCGGGGTATCGCGTCGCGCTCAAGACCGGTACCGGTGAGAAGACCGACCCCGTCACCGGCGCCTACAAGTCGGACGCGTACTTCACCACCATGGTCGGTTTCGCCCCCGCCGACGACCCGCAGTACGTGGTGGAGGTCAACCTCGACGAACCGCGGACGGTAAAATCGTCCGCGGCCACCGCGCCCGCGTTCCAGAAGGCCCTCACGCAAGTCCTCAAGACCTACCGGGTCATCCCCTCCGGAACCTCGACCCCCGAACTGCCCAAGTTCGGCTGA
- the rsmH gene encoding 16S rRNA (cytosine(1402)-N(4))-methyltransferase RsmH: MDIRDIHTPVLLERCAALLGPALDKPGAVFVDGTLGMGGHSEAFLERFPHTRLIGLDRDTDALRIAAERLRRFGDRVTLVHTVYDGIAEAVASAGVSKVDGILFDLGVSSLQLDEASRGFAYAQDAPLDMRMDQTQGVTAAQVLATYGEGDLRRIFERYGEEKLAGRYARAIIAARAKEPLERSAQLVAVLQGATPAAVLRERHPAKRVFQALRIEVNAELSVLERTIPAALSVLGVGGRIVVLSYQSLEDRLVKRVFAEASASTAPRGLPVELPEHAPKFRLLVRGAELASDDERAVNPRATPVRLRAAERIQEDV, encoded by the coding sequence ATGGACATCCGCGACATCCACACCCCCGTCCTGCTCGAGCGTTGCGCCGCGCTCCTCGGGCCCGCGCTCGACAAGCCCGGTGCCGTGTTCGTCGACGGCACGCTCGGGATGGGCGGGCACTCCGAGGCCTTTCTCGAGCGCTTTCCCCACACGCGGCTGATCGGACTCGATCGCGACACCGACGCCCTCCGCATCGCGGCGGAGCGGCTCCGGCGCTTCGGCGACCGGGTGACGCTCGTGCACACCGTCTACGACGGGATCGCCGAGGCCGTGGCGTCAGCGGGCGTGTCGAAGGTCGACGGCATCCTCTTCGATCTCGGTGTCTCCTCGTTGCAGCTCGACGAGGCCTCCCGTGGCTTCGCCTATGCGCAGGACGCGCCGCTGGACATGCGCATGGACCAGACGCAGGGCGTCACCGCCGCCCAGGTGCTCGCCACGTACGGTGAGGGCGATCTGCGCCGCATCTTCGAGCGCTACGGCGAGGAGAAGCTCGCCGGACGCTACGCCCGCGCCATCATCGCCGCCCGCGCGAAGGAGCCGCTCGAACGCTCGGCCCAGCTCGTCGCCGTGCTGCAGGGGGCAACGCCCGCGGCGGTGCTGCGCGAGCGTCACCCCGCCAAACGCGTCTTCCAGGCCCTGCGGATCGAGGTGAACGCCGAACTCTCCGTTCTCGAGCGCACGATCCCCGCCGCCCTGAGCGTGCTCGGCGTCGGCGGCCGCATCGTGGTGCTGTCGTATCAGTCGCTGGAGGACCGCCTGGTCAAGCGCGTGTTCGCCGAGGCGTCGGCATCGACCGCTCCCCGGGGGCTCCCGGTGGAACTCCCCGAGCACGCACCGAAGTTCCGCCTGCTCGTGCGCGGTGCCGAACTCGCGAGCGACGACGAACGCGCGGTCAACCCCCGTGCCACCCCCGTGCGCCTGCGCGCGGCCGAGAGGATCCAGGAGGACGTATGA
- the mraZ gene encoding division/cell wall cluster transcriptional repressor MraZ, giving the protein MLLGTHTPKLDEKGRVILPAKFRDDLGAGVVITRGQDRCLYVFSTEEFERVHERIREAPLSNKQARDFLRMFLSGASAEKPDSQNRITVPPALRTYAGLGRELVVTGVGAHAEIWDAEAWNAYAESNEETYAEMEQEVIPGLF; this is encoded by the coding sequence ATGCTGCTCGGCACGCACACTCCCAAGCTCGACGAGAAAGGTCGGGTGATCCTGCCGGCGAAGTTCCGCGACGATCTCGGCGCCGGAGTGGTGATCACGCGCGGGCAGGATCGCTGCCTCTACGTGTTCAGCACCGAGGAGTTCGAACGCGTGCACGAGCGCATCCGCGAGGCTCCGCTCAGCAACAAGCAGGCCCGCGACTTCCTGCGCATGTTCCTCTCGGGGGCCAGCGCCGAGAAGCCCGACAGTCAGAACCGCATCACCGTCCCCCCGGCGCTGCGCACCTATGCCGGTCTCGGGCGCGAGCTCGTGGTCACCGGCGTGGGCGCCCACGCCGAGATCTGGGACGCCGAGGCTTGGAACGCCTACGCCGAGAGCAATGAAGAGACGTACGCCGAGATGGAGCAGGAGGTGATTCCGGGACTGTTCTGA
- a CDS encoding DUF3040 domain-containing protein: MPLSEQEQRLLDEMERHLMSNDTDVVSAPSRALSYRNIVLGSILVLAGLGALVVGVSIGFNTGFLGIAIGVLGFVLMVGGVIFAVTPMRGAVAAAPTGSKPRATRASGSSFMDRMNERWDRRRENP; this comes from the coding sequence ATGCCACTCTCCGAACAGGAGCAGCGTCTGCTGGATGAGATGGAGCGCCATCTCATGAGCAACGACACCGATGTCGTCTCTGCTCCCAGTCGCGCCCTCAGCTACCGCAACATCGTCCTCGGCTCGATCCTGGTGCTCGCCGGTCTCGGTGCCCTGGTCGTGGGCGTGTCGATCGGTTTCAACACGGGCTTCCTCGGCATCGCGATCGGCGTGTTGGGCTTCGTCCTGATGGTGGGCGGCGTGATCTTCGCCGTCACGCCGATGCGAGGTGCGGTTGCTGCAGCCCCCACCGGCTCGAAGCCCCGCGCGACCCGCGCCTCCGGCTCGTCGTTCATGGACCGCATGAACGAGCGCTGGGACCGCCGCCGCGAGAACCCGTAG
- a CDS encoding polyprenyl synthetase family protein, with the protein MPTSPEPIEAVSQRLDTFLSEQLLYAAALGPEAEMLTRAGVAALRGGKRLRARFCLTGWRAVHPSPTGFDDAALAVSTSLEIFHAAALVHDDLVDNSDTRRGQPAAHRALQSAHRDAGWTGDSDVFGRSGAILLGDLLVAWSDDLFEEGLRASSTADATRRAYAQMRRDVTIGQFLDVAEESAHTAYPDETHAERALRVASYKSARYSIQQPLQIGASLAGADDAQLDALGRFGHDVGMAFQLRDDVLGVFGDSAVTGKPVGDDLREGKRTVLVAYAREAVSPEERHLIDRRLGDPDLDAEQIGILQQTIVETGALARTERLIADYARRADLALADAPLESAAVAELRALARAATERAA; encoded by the coding sequence GTGCCGACCTCGCCGGAACCGATCGAAGCTGTTTCCCAGCGACTCGACACGTTCCTCTCCGAACAGCTATTGTACGCCGCCGCACTCGGCCCTGAGGCCGAAATGCTCACCCGCGCGGGCGTCGCCGCCCTGCGCGGAGGCAAGCGCCTGCGGGCGCGTTTCTGCCTCACCGGATGGCGCGCGGTCCACCCGTCGCCGACGGGGTTCGACGACGCCGCCCTCGCGGTGTCCACGTCGCTGGAGATCTTCCACGCGGCCGCGCTGGTGCACGATGACCTGGTCGACAACTCCGACACCCGTCGCGGCCAGCCCGCGGCGCATCGAGCGCTGCAGAGCGCGCACCGGGACGCCGGCTGGACCGGCGATTCCGACGTCTTCGGCCGATCGGGGGCCATTCTTCTGGGCGATCTGCTCGTCGCCTGGAGCGACGACCTCTTCGAGGAGGGCCTGCGCGCCTCCTCGACCGCCGACGCGACCCGGCGGGCGTACGCGCAGATGCGCCGGGACGTCACCATCGGGCAGTTCCTCGACGTGGCCGAGGAGTCCGCCCACACCGCCTACCCCGACGAGACGCACGCCGAGCGCGCCCTGCGCGTGGCCTCGTACAAGTCGGCGCGGTACAGCATCCAGCAGCCCTTGCAGATCGGCGCCTCGCTGGCGGGCGCCGACGACGCCCAGCTCGACGCCCTCGGCCGCTTCGGCCACGACGTCGGCATGGCCTTCCAACTCCGTGACGACGTGCTCGGCGTCTTCGGCGACAGCGCCGTGACGGGCAAGCCCGTGGGCGATGACCTCCGCGAGGGCAAGCGCACCGTGCTCGTCGCCTACGCCCGCGAGGCGGTGTCGCCGGAGGAGCGACACCTCATCGACCGGCGGCTCGGCGATCCGGACCTGGATGCCGAGCAGATCGGCATCCTGCAGCAGACGATCGTCGAGACCGGGGCACTCGCGCGCACCGAGCGGCTGATCGCGGACTACGCGCGCCGCGCCGACCTCGCGCTGGCCGACGCACCGCTGGAGAGCGCCGCCGTCGCCGAGCTGCGGGCGCTGGCCCGCGCGGCGACCGAGCGCGCCGCCTGA
- a CDS encoding Rv2175c family DNA-binding protein: MSETTRYETDWLTIPDLVELLDEPLGRVRRLIDEHYLVGSRREGVFKVPAVFVMDGRPLSSLRGTIIVLHDAGFDPDETIDWLLTPEDTIGVAPIEALRAGRKSEVRRVAATLA; this comes from the coding sequence GTGAGCGAGACCACCCGTTACGAGACCGACTGGCTGACCATCCCCGACCTCGTCGAACTTCTCGACGAGCCGCTCGGGCGCGTGCGCCGACTGATCGATGAGCACTACCTCGTCGGATCGCGGCGCGAAGGCGTGTTCAAAGTGCCCGCGGTCTTCGTCATGGACGGGCGCCCGCTGTCGTCGTTGCGCGGCACGATCATCGTCCTCCACGACGCCGGCTTCGACCCCGACGAGACCATCGACTGGCTGCTCACACCGGAGGACACGATCGGGGTCGCGCCCATCGAGGCACTGCGCGCCGGGCGCAAGAGCGAGGTGCGTCGAGTCGCCGCGACCCTCGCCTGA
- a CDS encoding LysM peptidoglycan-binding domain-containing protein has protein sequence MRRLPFPPPATRRVAAAWPAAVAGTIALSLAGEGAAHAAPPAPPLSALPTTPVKALPALAATTGMSTYTVQPGDTVWAIARANGLDVAAVQAANGLTADSVIQPGQVLLLGGTPAATAPTAPAPAAPAPAPAPVTHEVQPGDTVSAIASAHGVSLDAVLSANGLTRGSIIYPGDVLQIPSGSSAAAPAAAASEAAPLTAPGLDVEQSDNARLIIRIGRELGVSDHGIRIALGTAMQESWLRNIDWGDRDSLGLFQQRPSMGWGTPEQILDRERSTRVFYGGPSDPNGWQTRGLLDIPGWEQMPYADAAQAVQISAYPDRYAQWEQPATTWLEVLG, from the coding sequence ATGCGACGACTCCCCTTCCCTCCCCCCGCGACCCGACGCGTCGCCGCCGCCTGGCCGGCCGCCGTGGCCGGCACCATCGCCCTCAGCCTCGCCGGCGAGGGCGCGGCGCACGCGGCGCCGCCCGCCCCACCGCTCAGCGCGCTGCCGACGACACCCGTGAAGGCGCTCCCCGCCTTGGCCGCGACGACCGGGATGAGCACGTACACCGTGCAGCCGGGCGACACGGTGTGGGCGATCGCCCGCGCGAACGGTCTCGACGTCGCCGCGGTCCAAGCCGCGAACGGTCTCACCGCCGACAGCGTCATCCAGCCCGGTCAGGTGCTCCTGCTCGGCGGCACTCCCGCCGCGACCGCCCCGACCGCCCCCGCGCCGGCCGCCCCCGCACCGGCACCCGCCCCCGTCACGCACGAGGTGCAGCCCGGAGACACGGTCTCGGCCATCGCGAGCGCGCACGGCGTCTCGCTCGATGCGGTGCTGAGCGCGAACGGCCTCACGCGCGGCTCGATCATCTACCCCGGCGACGTCCTGCAGATCCCCTCGGGCTCGTCGGCCGCGGCGCCCGCTGCGGCGGCCTCCGAGGCCGCCCCCCTCACCGCGCCGGGCCTGGACGTCGAGCAATCCGACAACGCCCGGCTGATCATCCGCATCGGGCGCGAGCTCGGCGTCTCCGACCACGGCATCCGGATCGCACTGGGCACCGCGATGCAGGAGTCGTGGCTGCGCAACATCGACTGGGGCGACCGCGACTCGCTCGGGTTGTTCCAGCAGCGACCCAGCATGGGCTGGGGCACACCCGAGCAGATCCTGGACCGCGAGCGGTCCACCCGCGTGTTCTACGGCGGGCCGTCCGACCCCAACGGCTGGCAGACCCGCGGCCTGCTCGACATCCCGGGATGGGAGCAGATGCCCTACGCCGACGCCGCGCAGGCCGTGCAGATCTCCGCCTACCCCGACCGCTACGCGCAGTGGGAACAGCCCGCCACCACGTGGCTCGAGGTCCTGGGCTGA
- the pknB gene encoding Stk1 family PASTA domain-containing Ser/Thr kinase, which translates to MSTSQQADPLIGRLVDGRYRVRARIARGGMATVYVATDLRLERRVALKVMHGHLSDDTVFQSRFIQEARSAARLSDPHVVNVFDQGQDGEMAYLVMEYLPGITLRELLREHRRLTIDQTLTIMDAILSGLAAAHRAGIVHRDVKPENVLLAEDGRIKIGDFGLARATTANTASGAQLMGTIAYLAPELVTRGTADARSDIYSLGIMLYEMLTGEQPYKGEQPMQIAYQHATDSVPRPSAKNPSVPEQLDELVLWATERQPDDRPLDAGTMLERLRAVEKDLGLAPQVARAVAVGTTGTGSAAESRELTKVLPQTASIPVATAEEPDNTARLRTRTRRRTVRGVWTLVLVLLLAAGAGATGWYFGSGPGSLVAVPDVSGRTFADAELLLADNQLQAQAQEVNDRVVPSGTTVGSDPQPGVRLDKETVVTVFVSVGPATHAIPALDGKSADEVNGIFEAAYVGVQPDPAREFSDAPDGTVLSASVIPRSGGDAIGCTEGCTVYEGDAASLVVSLGPLPDVSGESRSRAERTLADAGVETSVVERYSNSVASGVVIGIGDRDEDGNWRPGDTVPLIVSLGPEPVEIPGNVVGMTIREAVTTLEGLGFDVNAGIDDGTLPLGFKYWDIYKVRATNPKAGTTAPQGSTITLTPTL; encoded by the coding sequence GTGAGCACGAGTCAGCAGGCCGACCCGCTGATCGGCCGTCTCGTCGACGGCCGGTACCGGGTGCGCGCGCGCATCGCGCGTGGCGGCATGGCGACCGTGTACGTCGCCACCGACCTGCGGCTCGAACGACGCGTGGCGCTGAAGGTCATGCACGGCCACCTCAGCGATGACACCGTGTTCCAGAGCCGGTTCATCCAAGAGGCCCGTTCCGCGGCCCGCCTGAGCGATCCGCACGTGGTGAACGTGTTCGACCAGGGCCAGGACGGCGAGATGGCCTATCTCGTCATGGAGTACCTGCCCGGCATCACCCTGCGCGAGCTGCTCCGCGAGCACCGGCGCCTCACCATCGATCAGACCCTGACGATCATGGATGCCATCCTGTCGGGGCTCGCCGCCGCCCACCGCGCGGGCATCGTCCACCGCGACGTCAAGCCCGAGAACGTGCTCCTCGCCGAGGACGGGCGCATCAAGATCGGCGACTTCGGCCTCGCCCGCGCGACGACCGCGAACACGGCGAGCGGCGCGCAGCTGATGGGCACGATCGCCTACCTCGCGCCGGAGCTCGTCACCCGCGGCACCGCGGACGCGCGCAGCGACATCTACTCGCTCGGCATCATGCTGTACGAGATGCTCACCGGCGAGCAGCCCTACAAGGGCGAGCAGCCGATGCAGATCGCCTACCAGCACGCCACCGACTCCGTTCCGCGGCCGAGCGCGAAGAACCCGTCCGTGCCCGAACAGCTCGACGAGCTCGTGCTGTGGGCGACCGAGCGACAGCCCGACGACCGCCCGCTCGATGCGGGCACCATGCTGGAGCGCCTCCGCGCCGTGGAGAAAGACCTGGGGCTGGCCCCGCAGGTCGCACGCGCCGTCGCCGTCGGCACCACCGGCACCGGCAGTGCGGCCGAGTCGCGCGAGCTGACGAAGGTCCTCCCCCAGACCGCGTCGATCCCCGTCGCCACGGCCGAGGAGCCCGACAACACCGCGCGACTGCGCACACGAACACGCCGGCGCACGGTGCGCGGGGTGTGGACGCTGGTGCTCGTGCTCCTGCTGGCCGCGGGGGCGGGCGCCACCGGGTGGTACTTCGGATCGGGCCCCGGCTCGCTCGTGGCGGTGCCGGACGTCTCCGGACGCACCTTCGCCGACGCCGAACTGCTCCTGGCCGACAACCAGCTGCAGGCCCAGGCGCAGGAGGTGAACGACCGCGTCGTGCCGTCCGGGACGACGGTGGGCTCCGACCCGCAACCCGGCGTGCGCCTCGACAAAGAGACGGTCGTGACGGTCTTCGTCTCCGTCGGCCCGGCCACCCACGCGATCCCCGCGCTCGACGGAAAGAGCGCCGATGAGGTGAACGGCATCTTCGAAGCCGCCTACGTCGGTGTGCAGCCCGACCCCGCCCGGGAGTTCTCGGACGCGCCCGACGGCACGGTGCTCTCGGCATCCGTCATCCCGAGGTCGGGCGGCGATGCCATCGGATGCACCGAGGGCTGCACCGTGTACGAGGGTGACGCCGCATCGCTCGTCGTGTCTCTCGGTCCGCTCCCCGACGTGTCCGGAGAGTCCCGGTCACGCGCCGAACGCACGCTCGCGGACGCCGGCGTGGAGACGTCGGTCGTGGAGCGCTACAGCAACAGCGTGGCATCCGGCGTCGTCATCGGGATCGGCGACCGCGACGAGGACGGCAACTGGCGCCCCGGCGACACGGTGCCGTTGATCGTGTCGCTCGGACCGGAGCCGGTGGAGATCCCCGGCAACGTCGTCGGCATGACGATCCGTGAGGCGGTGACGACGCTCGAGGGACTCGGCTTCGACGTCAACGCCGGCATCGACGACGGCACCCTGCCCCTCGGCTTCAAGTACTGGGACATCTACAAGGTGCGTGCCACCAACCCCAAGGCCGGAACGACGGCACCCCAGGGATCGACGATCACGCTGACGCCGACGCTGTAG